The genome window TTCGAGCGAGCCGCTGCGCCATGGCAATGTTGTGTGGCATGCTGAATTCAGCCCGGATGGACACCGCGCCGTCACGGCATCCAGCGACGGAACGGCCAGAATTTGGGATTCGGTCTCGGGCCGCGAGGCGGCGAAGCCTCTCCGGCATTCCGGCCGCGTTCGGTTCGCCCGGTTCAGCCCCGACGGAAAACGCATCGTTACCATCTGCCCGGATAATACGGCGACAATCTGGAACGTCGCGGAGTGCCGGGTCGCAGCGGAACCGATCAAACACGGCGGCGAAATCCTGTGCGTCGAGTTCAGTCCGGATGGGCGGCGAATTCTCACCGCGTCCCGCGATCATACCGCCCGCGTCTGGGACACGTTTACCGGGCTGCCGCTTTCAGAACCATTCCAGCATGCGGCGGCGGTGACGTGCGCCGCGTTCAGTCCCGACGGCCAGCGGATCGTGACGGCGTGCCAGGACGGCCTGTGGCGCATTTGGGACGTGCCTGACGCAACGCTTCCGACGCCGGATTGGTTGTCACGCTTGGCGGAGGCCCTGGCCGGCCAGCGGTTGGACGAGGCCCAAATCACCTGCCCGGCGATCGAGGAGTTCCTGGGGCTGAAAAAAACCGTGGCAGAAAGTTCGTCCGTGGACCTTTACACGACCTGGGCCAGGGAACTGTTGCGAGATTAACATCACCCGGAACCGACTCTCCCTGCGACCTACTGCCGCTCATATTCGCCTTTGCCGGTTTTTTTGAGAACGGTGAAACCGGCCTTCTTCGCGTCCGTGATCGAGAGCGGCTTCAGTTTTACCGGCGAGTTGAATGTGGAGATCACCTTGCGCACGGGCTTTTTGCAAGCCGGGCATTGCGTCAGGGGCGCCGCGCTCAATGGCCGGCGCAGGGTAAACTTTCCGCCACAAGCCTTGCATTCGCCGTCGCACAATTCGTATTCGTAAATGGGCATGGTCGAAACCGATGATTCCGTCCTATGATTGCAGACTTTCTCCCGTTCTTCAACACCCCGCCAGGCAGTGCGTCAAATACGGGAGCAATTGCTTCTTGCGCGAAACGACGCCTTCGAGTTCGTAAATTCCCGGTTCGAGTTCGGGGTAGTCAACCTTCTGCAGGAATTGCTCCGAACCGGCAATCACCAGCAGCGAGGTCTGCTTGACCACGTCGGTGACCAGCAGCGCGCAAAAGAAATAGCCCTTGTTCGCGCGCAACGCTTCCAGCGCCGCCACCACGTCCCGCTTCCGCTTCCAGAACGCGTCGAAACCGATCTCCTCGATTTGCGCCACGCT of Candidatus Angelobacter sp. contains these proteins:
- a CDS encoding zinc ribbon domain-containing protein, which encodes MPIYEYELCDGECKACGGKFTLRRPLSAAPLTQCPACKKPVRKVISTFNSPVKLKPLSITDAKKAGFTVLKKTGKGEYERQ